The Akkermansia muciniphila genome contains a region encoding:
- the nagZ gene encoding beta-N-acetylhexosaminidase, which produces MLPALIGISGHEVGAEEEAAILRLQPAGFILFSRNVASVEQVRKLTETLRKLCRHHPVIAIDQEGGRVVRTAALGLNLPSPASLARRSGFNGIVELGAVTALALRCLGVNLNFAPVLDICHDPAASNALPGRCWGDNAQDVISRGGVYSANLRRGGVESCGKHFPGMGRAQADPHFSLPVVDLNERELFETDLLPFLALCPELPAIMSAHIMLPQIDPDYPATLSERVIRGLLRDRLGFRGVVFTDDLCMGAIAAQYAPDEAALLSLKAGCDLPLICHEPLPWLDSLAARLEDMNAYDRDDSSKRVEKLSDSLCFPFPEKASPWDSCLRRAEALCRQADDGAENGLSSSPVQKY; this is translated from the coding sequence ATGCTCCCCGCCCTGATCGGCATTAGCGGCCATGAAGTGGGCGCGGAAGAGGAGGCGGCCATCCTGCGTTTGCAGCCGGCCGGCTTCATCCTGTTCTCCCGGAACGTGGCTTCCGTGGAGCAGGTGCGGAAGCTGACGGAAACGCTGCGGAAACTTTGCCGCCACCATCCCGTCATTGCCATTGACCAGGAGGGCGGCCGTGTGGTGCGCACCGCAGCCCTCGGCCTGAATCTTCCTTCCCCGGCGTCCCTGGCGCGGCGGAGCGGTTTTAACGGCATTGTGGAGCTGGGCGCCGTGACGGCCCTGGCGCTCCGCTGCCTGGGGGTGAATCTGAACTTTGCCCCGGTGCTGGATATCTGCCATGATCCTGCCGCCTCCAACGCGCTGCCGGGCCGCTGCTGGGGAGACAATGCCCAGGACGTGATTTCACGCGGAGGCGTTTATTCCGCCAATCTGCGCCGGGGAGGCGTGGAGAGCTGCGGCAAGCATTTTCCCGGCATGGGACGCGCCCAGGCGGACCCCCATTTCAGTCTTCCCGTGGTTGACCTGAATGAACGGGAGTTGTTTGAGACGGACCTGCTGCCTTTCCTGGCGCTGTGTCCGGAGCTGCCCGCCATCATGTCCGCCCATATCATGCTGCCGCAGATTGATCCGGATTACCCGGCCACCCTTTCCGAACGGGTGATCAGGGGGCTTCTGAGGGACCGGCTGGGCTTCAGGGGCGTGGTGTTTACGGATGACCTGTGCATGGGAGCCATTGCGGCGCAGTACGCTCCGGATGAAGCGGCCCTGCTTTCCCTCAAGGCCGGGTGCGACCTCCCCCTGATCTGCCATGAACCCCTCCCGTGGCTGGATAGCCTGGCTGCCCGCCTGGAGGATATGAACGCCTACGACCGGGATGATTCCTCCAAACGGGTGGAGAAGCTGAGCGACTCCCTGTGCTTCCCATTCCCGGAAAAGGCCTCCCCGTGGGATTCCTGCCTGCGCCGTGCGGAGGCCCTGTGCCGGCAGGCGGATGACGGCGCGGAGAACGGTTTGTCTTCTTCTCCCGTGCAGAAGTACTGA
- the pyrE gene encoding orotate phosphoribosyltransferase encodes MSEQYDLLKSILLEKSVRTGTFTLASGKVSDLYVDCRMTALDPVGATLVGALGWKLVQEEILPRFPEVAAIGGMTMGADPISLAVGMTSALEGAGKKLQVFTVRKEPKDHGRGRRIEGNFQAGDTVIVVDDVITTGGSTLKAIDAIEAEGGRVAAALVLLDREEGGRQAIEERGIPVYTLYTRTSLLGK; translated from the coding sequence ATGAGTGAACAATACGACCTTCTGAAAAGCATTCTTCTGGAAAAATCCGTGCGCACGGGAACTTTCACGCTGGCCTCCGGCAAGGTTTCCGACCTGTATGTGGACTGCCGCATGACCGCCCTGGACCCCGTGGGGGCCACGCTGGTGGGCGCGCTGGGGTGGAAGCTGGTTCAGGAGGAGATTCTTCCCCGTTTTCCGGAGGTTGCGGCCATCGGCGGCATGACCATGGGGGCCGACCCCATCTCCCTGGCCGTCGGCATGACGAGCGCCCTGGAGGGGGCTGGAAAGAAGCTCCAGGTGTTCACCGTGCGCAAGGAGCCGAAGGACCATGGCCGCGGCCGGCGCATTGAGGGCAATTTCCAGGCGGGAGATACCGTCATCGTCGTGGACGACGTTATTACCACGGGCGGTTCCACCCTGAAGGCGATTGACGCCATTGAGGCGGAAGGGGGCAGGGTTGCCGCCGCCCTGGTGCTGCTGGACCGTGAGGAAGGCGGCCGCCAGGCGATTGAGGAACGCGGCATTCCCGTGTATACCCTGTATACCCGGACGTCCCTTCTGGGCAAGTAA
- a CDS encoding DUF6288 domain-containing protein: METTPPLPSGFNINGYLIQSLKQTDSLCHVYYASDAGHVQYLVREFCPQGLAVRDPESGKLRYPETTDIEREVLPLKNDFEAQFRTGSLGEIPALGTLYLVYALPGVHPEQPAAPAPPVEPLQRDQRALATPGPSAAPAHSIPLPQPRKKKSSAGLWILLLILLGAAYGLYHYTQTPAEEPAAAQEAAKPQHKKEKKEAPKAEKKAAQPAVEAEDPFEQETAAAENGAPAGEEQPEETPSADAPAEETGDDSAVSAEEPAPEPEEAAEDTETPAAEEQPVPAVPAKQKETPSAAPAAHAAAKPAPAARPRGKAVKQTTNMGDVNAYVKKFAKAMTLNQWRKQYANMYTSWFGGNEEVAKGWITTFGPLGFRARGLDSSWPDANFRSFVPKSLQDPNGEPVANMYVVTQVIEGSPAEKYVKEGDVILGIDGQPFKTSLSLDVPYGPYQHQDRRGLDMHAGLLVDKAEGAGKITLNVIPAENVEKIQGIPPLWKEVFREERARKPIALSIPVKGGQQLRLHVDDGGNGIGSDGFEWSDLRLEGSGAPIPLTKLKPLQYSVGYGAAKYDPERKVWLAHAVSSLVFDIPKGDWKLKGTGTPGGAASVGVTVQVGGSSSLPDEVKKYVKNVTFKIPQLGTYAPGFPKNCAKSKAVVHMMSEWLAAQQREDGSWERPGGYCGNHYDTGWAGLALMATGNPKYDPVIKKAAQYIAFSGSQCWWAVPQASAGIFLCEYWLRYRDNSVLPAIRNGVQRMKNEVLYGDFVTGHGIHPGYAGTGVSIGGSHMCLFLALASKTPARTEDDVLDKMMDHAQSICPTGMGPYGRMTEAFTFEPNRECGGTYSGRHGPYYIASLICGGPELYTKNSRIMYGEGPIGGCDQGHSSETLSIMWALPAYWRTSPEAYYKNMEAFRWKLTLLRPFDGGMMQNPNRLELMTADPVIGTYIRTSVWITALCAERQNLAITGKPEFQAKSFRKVPPIIDTESRFLNTYVRNWSMVNAALGAKAPGSLKSAIRELKNVPVEQGSRFKLMSIVNSRALPIAKAIMGIPGLDQLTKATCAEMILGMDVRIFFEPKRKDDKPQPGEYSLNVDVQQPLGGRALGLQRDKELEGKANSAYKYDFAGTVQFSDTTTFSPMETISWTPDSKFGGQWNVYSYKKELSGPTQPGVQKMSAKVKWRVNDLDVEYDRPIAVGGFEVGCGEKAQPVTNCNHLWVPGILIRDHGNWGCSFHLPDGTYISAASQGNQIEVYDETDKKKEKTWVSPNDSCLTQGSRCLFRVSTDWHGLECRVRELKLLGSATEEVTDYKLKASTGGHVDTAKLLDRDATTIEELDASTTEDDPLVLELTLKSPASLRAVDIKIEKGYNRLVIEANKGGKWIPIHWGSLGAATAGVSDAQKAMYANEPEVLRMLQLPGNGFIKCMRTFEPITTNRLRVKLFQKGGKVRLAELHVYKADTAKPAVSKQMAAAN; encoded by the coding sequence ATGGAAACCACTCCCCCCCTGCCTTCCGGATTTAACATCAACGGCTATCTTATTCAGTCCCTGAAGCAGACGGATTCCCTCTGCCACGTTTACTACGCATCGGACGCCGGCCACGTTCAGTACCTGGTCCGCGAGTTCTGCCCGCAGGGCCTCGCCGTGCGCGACCCGGAAAGCGGAAAACTGCGCTATCCGGAAACCACGGACATTGAACGGGAAGTCCTCCCGCTGAAAAACGATTTTGAAGCCCAGTTCCGCACCGGCTCTCTGGGGGAAATCCCCGCCCTGGGCACCCTGTACCTGGTTTATGCCCTGCCCGGCGTCCATCCGGAGCAGCCCGCGGCCCCGGCTCCACCGGTGGAACCCCTCCAGCGCGACCAGAGAGCCCTGGCTACTCCCGGACCGTCGGCAGCTCCGGCACACTCCATCCCCCTTCCCCAGCCCCGGAAAAAGAAAAGCTCCGCCGGGCTATGGATTCTCCTCCTGATTCTTCTTGGAGCCGCCTACGGCCTTTACCATTACACGCAGACCCCGGCAGAAGAGCCTGCCGCTGCGCAGGAGGCCGCCAAGCCCCAGCACAAGAAGGAAAAGAAGGAAGCCCCCAAGGCGGAAAAGAAAGCTGCCCAGCCCGCCGTGGAGGCGGAAGACCCCTTTGAACAGGAAACCGCCGCCGCGGAAAACGGCGCACCCGCTGGAGAAGAACAGCCGGAAGAAACCCCGTCCGCGGATGCCCCTGCGGAGGAGACCGGGGACGATTCCGCCGTTTCAGCCGAAGAGCCTGCTCCGGAACCTGAAGAGGCCGCGGAAGATACCGAAACGCCCGCTGCGGAAGAACAACCGGTCCCCGCCGTTCCCGCCAAGCAAAAGGAAACTCCCTCCGCCGCCCCGGCGGCACACGCCGCCGCCAAACCGGCTCCCGCTGCGCGGCCCCGCGGAAAAGCCGTCAAGCAGACCACCAACATGGGGGACGTGAACGCCTACGTGAAGAAATTCGCCAAGGCCATGACCCTCAATCAATGGAGAAAGCAGTACGCCAACATGTACACCAGCTGGTTCGGCGGCAATGAAGAGGTAGCCAAAGGCTGGATCACCACCTTCGGCCCGCTGGGCTTCCGCGCCCGCGGACTGGACTCCTCCTGGCCGGACGCCAATTTCCGGAGCTTCGTCCCCAAGTCCCTTCAGGACCCCAACGGAGAACCGGTAGCCAACATGTACGTGGTCACCCAGGTGATTGAGGGCTCTCCCGCAGAAAAATACGTGAAGGAAGGTGACGTGATCCTGGGGATTGACGGCCAGCCCTTCAAGACGTCCCTCAGCCTGGACGTTCCCTACGGCCCCTACCAGCACCAGGACAGGCGCGGCCTGGACATGCACGCGGGCCTTCTGGTGGACAAGGCGGAAGGCGCCGGGAAAATCACCCTCAATGTCATCCCCGCGGAAAACGTGGAAAAAATCCAGGGCATCCCCCCGCTCTGGAAGGAAGTCTTCCGGGAGGAACGGGCCAGAAAGCCCATTGCCCTCTCCATTCCGGTAAAGGGCGGCCAGCAGCTCCGCCTCCATGTGGATGACGGAGGCAACGGCATCGGCAGTGACGGCTTTGAATGGTCGGACCTGAGGCTGGAAGGCTCCGGAGCGCCCATTCCGCTGACCAAACTCAAGCCGCTGCAATACAGCGTGGGTTACGGGGCGGCCAAGTACGACCCCGAACGCAAGGTGTGGCTGGCCCATGCCGTCTCTTCCCTGGTCTTTGACATCCCCAAGGGGGACTGGAAGCTGAAAGGCACCGGAACGCCCGGCGGCGCGGCTTCCGTAGGCGTCACGGTACAGGTGGGCGGCTCCTCCTCCCTGCCGGATGAAGTGAAAAAATACGTGAAAAACGTCACGTTCAAGATTCCCCAGCTGGGCACGTACGCGCCCGGTTTCCCCAAAAACTGCGCCAAAAGCAAGGCCGTGGTCCACATGATGAGCGAATGGCTGGCCGCCCAGCAGCGGGAGGACGGCTCCTGGGAGCGCCCGGGCGGCTATTGCGGCAACCATTATGATACGGGCTGGGCCGGACTGGCCCTGATGGCCACGGGCAACCCCAAGTATGACCCCGTCATCAAAAAAGCCGCGCAGTACATCGCCTTCTCCGGTTCCCAGTGCTGGTGGGCCGTCCCCCAGGCCTCCGCGGGCATCTTCCTGTGCGAATACTGGCTGCGCTACCGGGACAACTCCGTGCTTCCGGCCATCCGCAACGGCGTGCAGCGCATGAAGAATGAAGTCCTTTACGGGGACTTCGTCACCGGGCACGGCATCCACCCCGGCTACGCGGGCACGGGCGTCAGCATCGGCGGCTCCCACATGTGCCTGTTCCTGGCGCTGGCCAGCAAGACCCCGGCGCGCACGGAAGACGACGTGCTGGACAAGATGATGGACCACGCCCAGTCCATCTGCCCCACCGGCATGGGACCGTACGGCCGCATGACGGAAGCCTTCACCTTTGAACCCAACCGCGAATGCGGAGGCACCTACTCCGGCCGCCACGGTCCGTATTACATTGCCTCCCTCATCTGCGGAGGACCGGAACTGTACACCAAAAACAGCCGCATCATGTACGGGGAAGGCCCCATTGGCGGGTGCGACCAGGGCCACTCTTCCGAGACTCTCTCCATCATGTGGGCCCTTCCCGCCTACTGGCGCACCAGCCCGGAAGCGTACTACAAGAACATGGAGGCCTTCCGCTGGAAGCTGACGCTTCTGCGCCCGTTTGACGGCGGCATGATGCAAAACCCCAACCGCCTGGAACTGATGACGGCGGACCCCGTCATAGGCACCTACATCCGCACCAGCGTCTGGATCACGGCGCTGTGCGCGGAACGCCAGAACCTGGCGATCACGGGCAAGCCGGAATTCCAGGCAAAATCCTTCCGGAAGGTCCCACCCATTATTGACACGGAATCCCGCTTCCTGAATACCTACGTCCGCAACTGGTCCATGGTGAACGCGGCGCTGGGTGCCAAGGCGCCCGGTTCCCTGAAATCCGCCATCCGGGAACTGAAAAACGTTCCGGTGGAACAGGGCAGCCGCTTCAAGCTCATGAGCATCGTCAACTCCCGGGCCCTCCCCATCGCCAAGGCCATCATGGGCATCCCCGGTCTGGACCAGCTCACCAAGGCCACCTGTGCGGAAATGATCCTGGGCATGGACGTGCGCATCTTCTTTGAACCCAAGCGGAAGGATGACAAGCCCCAGCCGGGGGAATACTCCCTGAACGTGGACGTCCAGCAGCCGCTGGGAGGCCGCGCGCTGGGGCTCCAGCGTGACAAGGAGCTGGAGGGCAAGGCCAATTCCGCCTACAAGTACGACTTTGCCGGCACGGTGCAGTTCAGCGATACCACCACCTTCTCCCCCATGGAGACCATCTCCTGGACACCTGATTCCAAATTCGGCGGCCAGTGGAACGTATACTCCTACAAGAAGGAACTCAGCGGCCCCACCCAACCGGGCGTGCAGAAAATGAGCGCCAAAGTCAAATGGCGCGTGAATGACCTGGACGTGGAATATGACCGCCCCATAGCCGTGGGCGGCTTTGAAGTGGGCTGCGGTGAAAAAGCCCAACCGGTCACCAACTGCAACCACCTGTGGGTGCCGGGCATCCTGATCCGCGACCACGGCAACTGGGGATGCTCCTTCCACCTGCCGGACGGCACGTACATCTCCGCCGCCTCCCAGGGCAACCAGATTGAGGTGTATGATGAAACGGACAAGAAGAAGGAAAAAACCTGGGTTTCCCCGAACGACTCCTGCCTGACGCAGGGTTCCCGCTGCCTGTTCCGCGTTTCCACGGACTGGCACGGCCTGGAGTGCCGCGTGCGCGAACTCAAGCTGCTGGGGAGCGCCACGGAGGAAGTCACGGACTACAAGCTGAAAGCCTCCACCGGAGGCCATGTGGACACCGCCAAACTGCTGGACCGGGACGCCACCACCATTGAGGAGCTGGACGCCTCCACCACGGAGGACGATCCCCTGGTGCTGGAACTCACCCTGAAATCCCCCGCCTCCCTGCGTGCTGTGGACATCAAGATTGAAAAGGGCTACAACCGCCTTGTCATTGAAGCCAACAAGGGCGGCAAGTGGATTCCCATTCACTGGGGCTCCCTGGGAGCCGCCACGGCCGGCGTCAGTGATGCGCAGAAAGCCATGTACGCCAATGAGCCGGAAGTGCTGCGCATGCTCCAGCTTCCGGGCAACGGATTCATCAAGTGCATGAGGACGTTTGAACCCATTACCACCAACAGGCTGCGCGTCAAACTCTTCCAGAAGGGCGGGAAAGTCCGCCTGGCGGAACTGCACGTGTACAAGGCGGACACCGCCAAACCCGCCGTTTCCAAGCAAATGGCCGCGGCCAACTGA
- a CDS encoding L,D-transpeptidase — translation MKSGILALASISSILVSCNPYGRPPLFDKIAGKIQGASGQDSYLSGVGTTSGVNTELPPEARLGQGYWDLPAGTQGEKHIIIDLKQQKVFYYVDATLVGVSPMSSGKEGYGTPRGTYKIIQKDANYKSGTYGVLRSRATGAVVNGDYNARSSGPPAGTYFDPAPMPYWMRITGGYGMHVGFVTGYPVSHGCVRLPADMAKTFFEHTPLGTKVTIR, via the coding sequence ATGAAATCCGGCATACTGGCATTAGCTTCTATCAGTTCCATTCTCGTTTCCTGCAATCCGTACGGAAGGCCCCCGCTCTTTGATAAAATAGCCGGGAAAATCCAGGGCGCGTCCGGGCAGGACAGCTACCTGTCCGGTGTGGGAACCACCTCCGGGGTCAACACGGAGCTTCCGCCGGAAGCCCGCCTGGGCCAGGGATACTGGGACCTGCCGGCGGGCACTCAGGGGGAAAAGCACATCATCATTGACCTCAAGCAGCAGAAAGTCTTTTACTACGTAGACGCCACGCTGGTGGGCGTATCCCCCATGTCCTCCGGCAAGGAAGGCTATGGTACCCCCAGGGGCACCTACAAGATCATCCAGAAGGACGCCAACTACAAATCCGGCACTTACGGCGTCCTGCGCAGCAGGGCCACCGGAGCCGTGGTGAACGGGGACTATAACGCCCGGTCCAGCGGCCCGCCCGCGGGAACGTATTTTGACCCGGCTCCCATGCCCTACTGGATGCGGATTACGGGCGGCTACGGCATGCATGTGGGCTTCGTCACCGGGTACCCGGTCAGCCACGGTTGCGTGCGCCTGCCGGCGGACATGGCCAAGACATTCTTTGAACACACCCCCCTGGGCACCAAGGTCACCATCCGGTAG